The following are encoded in a window of Scophthalmus maximus strain ysfricsl-2021 chromosome 6, ASM2237912v1, whole genome shotgun sequence genomic DNA:
- the mrps16 gene encoding 28S ribosomal protein S16, mitochondrial, which yields MVHLSSLLLKQYHGGYVVIRLAHAGHKQANRPFYRIVAAYNKRARDGKYIEQLGSFDPLPNINNEKLVGFNFDRIKYWIGCGAHPTKPVAKLLGLAGFFPLHPMTITEAERRRTQTELTATGTEEGFEVEQKKAEE from the exons ATGGTGCATTTAT CATCACTCCTCCTAAAGCAGTACCACGGGGGTTACGTTGTCATCCGGCTGGCCCACGCAGGCCACAAACAGGCTAACAGACCCTTTTATCGCATCGTAGCCGCTTACAATAAAAGGGCAAGAGATGGTAAATATATTGAGCAGCTGGGTTCCTTTGACCCCCTCCCGAACATCAACAACGAGAAACTTGTCGGCTTCAACTTCGACCGAATCAAGTACTGGATCGGCTGTGGTGCACACCCGACAAAGCCTGTGGCCAAACTTCTAG GGTTGGCAGGATTCTTCCCTCTGCACCCCATGACGATAACAGAGGCAGAGCGCCGTAGAACCCAAACAGAGCTGACAGCAACAGGAACAGAGGAGGGTTTTGAGGTTGAACAGAAGAAGGCTGAAGAGTGA